From Mucilaginibacter rubeus, a single genomic window includes:
- a CDS encoding GDSL-type esterase/lipase family protein has translation MATRDALKNFFLRGAKPTAGQFASLIDSFWHKDEDSIPVSKITNLSNTLAGKAATEDLQTEATTRAAADEDLQLQINELAESGGIGYTAENVANKNVANGYAGLDETGKVSADQLPSYVDDVLEFANFAALPSPGEAGKIYITIDNNNEYRWSGSTYIQIVASPGTTDAVPEGATNKYFTVTRVLNSILTGIGFGTSTAVAATDSVLQALGKLQAQITALFKIPVGGTAGQILAKNSNTDGDVHWINAPVDGAQGPAGVGVPNGGAAGQILAKNSATDGDTHWINAPSGGGGGSSEPSGQIKSFRVDYGAVGDGVSDDLTAINNALLSENVIEDSGDFFVSAAYDNKYGTPINGNVRILKNNANGGKQQLNSYADKFQHVFGTEYLSYFHKKLIANRASAATTAPTPINVVLTGDSTTFGDISGEEANYNIGIVMTDLASRDLIPAINFLNHGQGGKTTQDWLDTYLAADLAANPDVLVIRWGINDTAGITPRQLIDKIDTGLSTIRGNANYTKEKLSIVLCSMSTTTDDNLGHKGEIFNEEYNKGLRTLARKYACCYMDVYAMWQDARNGQDYISAYDAGRPNELIHPAKSFKVLIACATYDILFPKYYRNSPLRDGGFSAPTMSKPFSYYPIGISYDFVTTDGGWPINGSLVSHKSSLTSIQQTLMNIGGADPIMYVRSGYANSWSTWKIVPFGVVNPLTNRGFNNPAASTLPNSYPDGITYDFGLTDNGFPINGFLITNKTGLNGFAKQEISSYDGGAAMYIRGGYANAWQAWKQVTLV, from the coding sequence ATGGCGACAAGAGACGCATTAAAGAATTTTTTTTTAAGAGGTGCAAAACCAACGGCGGGGCAATTTGCTTCGCTTATCGACAGCTTTTGGCATAAAGACGAAGATTCGATACCAGTAAGCAAGATCACCAACCTATCTAATACATTAGCAGGAAAGGCGGCAACCGAAGATTTGCAAACCGAAGCAACTACCAGAGCGGCGGCGGATGAAGATTTGCAACTCCAAATCAATGAATTGGCAGAAAGCGGAGGTATAGGATACACAGCCGAAAACGTGGCAAACAAAAACGTAGCCAATGGATACGCCGGGTTAGATGAAACGGGTAAAGTTTCGGCAGATCAATTACCCAGTTACGTAGATGACGTGCTGGAGTTTGCCAATTTCGCTGCATTGCCTTCACCGGGTGAAGCTGGTAAAATTTATATAACCATAGATAACAATAACGAATACCGCTGGAGTGGCTCAACCTATATTCAAATCGTTGCGTCACCCGGTACTACTGATGCCGTGCCCGAAGGTGCAACAAATAAGTATTTTACCGTTACAAGGGTTTTAAACTCCATTTTAACTGGTATCGGTTTTGGTACATCTACTGCCGTGGCTGCCACGGATAGCGTTTTGCAGGCGCTGGGTAAATTACAGGCTCAAATAACTGCATTGTTTAAAATCCCGGTAGGCGGCACAGCCGGACAAATACTTGCCAAAAACAGTAATACCGATGGTGACGTGCATTGGATAAACGCGCCAGTTGACGGAGCACAAGGCCCGGCGGGTGTTGGCGTTCCAAACGGTGGCGCTGCTGGTCAAATTTTAGCTAAGAACTCCGCGACTGACGGCGACACACACTGGATAAATGCGCCGTCTGGCGGCGGTGGTGGCTCGTCGGAGCCCTCCGGCCAAATCAAATCTTTTAGGGTTGACTACGGCGCTGTAGGCGATGGCGTGTCGGATGATCTTACAGCAATAAATAACGCATTGCTTAGTGAGAATGTAATTGAAGATAGCGGAGATTTTTTTGTTTCCGCTGCTTATGATAATAAATACGGAACGCCAATAAACGGTAATGTTCGTATTTTGAAAAATAACGCCAATGGAGGAAAACAGCAATTAAATAGTTACGCGGATAAATTTCAACACGTATTCGGGACTGAATATTTATCATACTTCCACAAAAAACTAATAGCCAACAGAGCATCTGCCGCCACCACCGCGCCCACGCCTATTAATGTCGTATTAACTGGAGATAGTACAACATTCGGGGATATAAGCGGAGAAGAAGCTAATTATAACATTGGCATTGTAATGACAGATTTGGCCAGCAGGGATTTAATTCCGGCTATCAACTTTCTAAATCATGGTCAAGGTGGAAAAACCACGCAGGATTGGTTAGATACTTATTTGGCTGCCGATTTGGCCGCAAATCCTGATGTTTTGGTTATCAGGTGGGGTATCAATGATACCGCAGGAATAACGCCGCGCCAATTAATTGATAAAATCGACACTGGTTTATCAACTATTCGTGGAAATGCAAACTACACAAAGGAAAAATTGTCAATAGTCCTTTGTTCGATGAGCACGACAACCGATGATAATTTGGGTCATAAAGGAGAAATATTTAACGAAGAATATAATAAAGGTTTAAGAACTCTTGCCCGCAAATATGCTTGCTGTTACATGGACGTTTACGCTATGTGGCAAGATGCAAGAAATGGACAAGATTATATTAGCGCTTACGATGCTGGCCGCCCGAACGAGTTAATACACCCTGCAAAATCTTTCAAAGTGCTGATAGCATGCGCCACCTATGATATTTTATTTCCTAAATACTATAGGAACAGTCCATTGCGTGACGGCGGTTTTTCTGCACCGACCATGAGTAAACCATTTTCGTATTATCCAATCGGTATAAGTTATGATTTTGTAACCACCGATGGTGGATGGCCGATAAACGGATCGTTGGTAAGTCACAAAAGTAGCTTAACCAGTATTCAGCAAACCTTAATGAATATTGGGGGGGCTGACCCAATTATGTATGTAAGAAGCGGATATGCTAACAGTTGGTCAACTTGGAAAATAGTTCCTTTTGGTGTAGTAAATCCGCTAACGAATAGAGGGTTTAATAATCCCGCCGCATCGACATTGCCAAATTCTTACCCTGATGGTATTACCTACGATTTTGGTTTGACAGATAATGGGTTTCCTATCAACGGCTTTTTGATAACCAATAAAACCGGGCTGAATGGTTTTGCTAAACAGGAAATTTCAAGTTATGACGGTGGCGCTGCAATGTATATCAGGGGCGGGTATGCTAATGCGTGGCAGGCATGGAAACAAGTAACGTTAGTATAA
- a CDS encoding GDSL-type esterase/lipase family protein, translating to MRKGLIISIVVNILCLPLAGIYLVRKIQFYNSLAPKPISIKNENIFWKIRSSEFRTFEVDSNSIVFIGDSHTQFFEVAEAFHNAHCKNRGIALDGTKSVLDRIDFIVDKHPKKIFIQVGINDLLNGASPNSVSEEIREVIKKTKAVSPNTAIYLQSVFPTNWNKYQAKTPVLSDIKSLNLKLKTLAFETKCEYIDLYNAFLKGSGLNSLYDCGDSLHLNGLGYLLWRDSLKRYVN from the coding sequence ATGAGAAAAGGGCTTATAATATCAATTGTTGTGAATATACTTTGTTTGCCATTAGCAGGTATTTACTTAGTTAGAAAAATTCAATTTTATAACAGTTTAGCCCCTAAACCAATCAGCATAAAAAATGAAAATATCTTTTGGAAAATTAGAAGCTCTGAATTTCGAACATTTGAAGTGGACAGTAATTCAATTGTTTTTATTGGTGATAGTCACACGCAATTTTTTGAGGTTGCGGAGGCTTTTCATAATGCTCATTGTAAAAATAGAGGCATAGCGTTGGACGGCACGAAATCCGTACTGGATAGGATTGATTTTATAGTTGATAAACATCCTAAAAAGATATTTATTCAGGTTGGTATAAACGATTTGTTAAATGGCGCTTCGCCGAATTCTGTAAGTGAAGAAATTCGAGAGGTCATAAAGAAAACAAAAGCTGTTTCGCCAAACACAGCTATTTACCTACAAAGTGTATTTCCTACCAACTGGAATAAATACCAAGCAAAAACGCCAGTTTTAAGCGATATTAAGAGTCTGAATTTGAAATTAAAGACGTTAGCCTTTGAGACCAAATGCGAATATATCGATTTGTATAACGCCTTTTTAAAAGGCAGTGGACTAAATTCCCTGTATGACTGTGGAGATAGTTTGCATCTAAATGGACTGGGTTACCTTTTATGGAGGGATTCTTTAAAGCGATATGTCAATTAA
- a CDS encoding JAB domain-containing protein: MKIWDDSLINLQEQVYVLFLNSRNEVISWRCVNTGSSKATTFDIKFTLSCALNCMATNIIIAHNHPSGELRPSITDYQATERLKMAAELLDIHLLDHLIIKTKGFYSLMDNKKASSI; the protein is encoded by the coding sequence ATGAAAATATGGGATGACAGCCTAATTAACCTCCAAGAACAGGTATATGTACTTTTTTTAAATTCAAGGAATGAAGTAATTTCATGGCGCTGTGTAAATACTGGAAGTTCAAAAGCCACAACATTTGATATAAAATTTACCCTTTCATGCGCATTAAATTGCATGGCTACAAACATTATAATTGCACACAACCACCCATCTGGAGAGCTTCGCCCATCGATAACAGACTATCAAGCTACAGAACGCTTAAAAATGGCCGCCGAACTCTTAGATATACATCTATTAGATCACTTAATTATAAAGACAAAAGGATTTTATTCTTTGATGGATAATAAAAAAGCCTCTTCAATTTGA
- a CDS encoding vitamin B12-dependent ribonucleotide reductase yields the protein MAKNITRNTPPASGVRGLKAERYFSKEGINVYDLFKYEKRSSVIRNPSGDAVFEMNDVEVPASWSQVATDILAQKYFRKAGVPQPDGTTGSEKSIKQVAHRMANCWIDWGMRYGYFATPKDAEIFYDEIVYTIVGQLAAPNSPQWFNTGLHTSYGITGKPQGHYFVDPVTEQLSKSTSAYERPQPHACFILSVDDDLVNEGGIMDLWVREARIFKYGSGVGTNFSKIRGDNEKLSGGGYSSGLMSFLKIGDRAAGAIKSGGTTRRAAKMVCLDLDHPEIESFVNWKVEEERKVAALIAAGYSSDYEGEAYRTVSGQNSNNSVRIPNSFFNALKTGSSWNLTSRMSGKTVKSISAQKLWDDISFAAWACADPGVQFDSTINEWHTCPEGGRINASNPCSEYMFLDNTACNLASINLAHFFDAQTRVFDVKGFEHACRMWTIVLEISVLMAQFPSKEVAQLSYDYRTLGLGYANLGSALMVSGIAYDSDEARAIGGAITAIMTGTAYATSAEMARELGAFSRYNDNKAHMMRVMRNHRYAAYNSTENYENLEIAPPGIDQKICPDYLLSAACNAWDKAVEMGEKYGYRNAQTTVIAPTGTIGLVMDCDTTGIEPDFALVKFKKLSGGGYFKIINQAVAEALRNLGYQEHEVTSIVNYAKGAATLKGAPHINIDTLKAKGFTDNELEKLDKAMVSAFEIGFAFNIWTLGEECLKRLGIAAELYNAADFNLLKAIGFNKKQIAEANEYICGTMTIEGAPYLKLQHYPIFDCANKCGTKGERYIHAHGHIKMMAAAQPFLSGAISKTINLPNEAKVEEIKDCYELSWQLGLKANALYRDGCKLSQPLSTKSDVKEEADDKLDTVEEVLGEAANVKLADLTPEQVIEAAMAIMEKSKDTAFMRQLSRVVEKKNLPYKRRGFTQKANIGGQNVFVRTGEYEDGTLGEIFVDMHKEGATFRSLMNCFAIAVSVGLQYGVPLEEYVEKFTFTRFEPAGMVIGHPNIKSATSIIDYIFRMLGYEYQNRTDLVHVITEGTILGNPQMDDDAFNADESNVYQPTTNNQVSLDNSANPQRKGLSFDVSMGVQSDAPSCNVCGHTTVRSGTCYKCLNCGNSMGCS from the coding sequence ATGGCTAAAAACATTACCAGGAACACGCCCCCGGCAAGCGGAGTAAGGGGACTCAAAGCAGAACGCTATTTCAGCAAAGAAGGCATTAATGTTTATGATCTGTTTAAGTATGAAAAACGATCGTCGGTTATCCGCAATCCTTCCGGCGACGCGGTGTTTGAAATGAACGATGTTGAGGTGCCGGCAAGCTGGTCGCAGGTGGCTACTGATATACTGGCTCAAAAATATTTCCGTAAGGCTGGGGTGCCACAACCTGACGGTACAACGGGATCCGAAAAAAGCATTAAACAGGTTGCCCACCGCATGGCCAACTGCTGGATAGACTGGGGCATGCGTTACGGCTATTTTGCCACACCTAAAGACGCTGAAATATTTTATGATGAAATAGTTTATACCATTGTTGGGCAATTGGCTGCGCCAAACTCACCGCAATGGTTCAATACCGGCTTACATACCTCATACGGCATCACAGGCAAGCCCCAGGGGCATTATTTTGTTGATCCGGTTACAGAGCAACTTAGCAAATCAACCTCGGCTTATGAGCGCCCGCAGCCGCATGCCTGCTTCATTCTTTCTGTGGATGACGACCTGGTGAATGAAGGTGGCATTATGGACCTTTGGGTTCGTGAAGCGCGCATTTTTAAATACGGTTCGGGCGTAGGTACCAACTTTTCCAAAATACGTGGCGATAACGAAAAACTATCCGGCGGAGGATATTCATCCGGACTGATGTCGTTCCTGAAAATTGGCGACAGGGCGGCCGGGGCTATTAAGTCGGGCGGTACAACCCGCCGCGCAGCTAAAATGGTTTGCCTCGATCTTGATCACCCAGAAATTGAAAGCTTCGTAAACTGGAAAGTGGAAGAAGAAAGGAAAGTAGCCGCGCTGATTGCGGCTGGTTATTCTTCCGACTATGAGGGTGAGGCTTACCGCACGGTATCCGGTCAAAACTCCAATAACTCGGTACGGATTCCTAATAGTTTTTTCAATGCGCTTAAAACCGGTTCAAGCTGGAATTTAACCAGCAGGATGAGCGGCAAAACGGTTAAATCCATATCCGCCCAAAAACTGTGGGATGATATTTCATTTGCAGCCTGGGCCTGTGCCGATCCGGGAGTGCAGTTTGACAGTACTATCAACGAATGGCATACCTGTCCTGAAGGCGGCAGGATTAACGCGTCCAATCCGTGTTCGGAATATATGTTTTTGGATAATACAGCCTGCAACCTGGCATCCATCAATCTTGCCCATTTCTTTGATGCGCAAACCCGTGTGTTTGATGTAAAAGGTTTTGAACATGCCTGCCGCATGTGGACAATCGTACTGGAAATATCTGTGCTGATGGCGCAGTTTCCATCTAAAGAGGTAGCGCAACTATCCTATGATTACCGTACGCTTGGTTTGGGGTACGCCAATCTTGGTTCGGCACTGATGGTTAGCGGCATTGCTTATGACAGTGATGAGGCCCGCGCTATTGGCGGGGCAATTACCGCCATCATGACCGGCACTGCCTACGCTACCTCGGCCGAGATGGCCCGTGAGCTGGGAGCTTTCAGCCGATATAATGATAACAAAGCGCATATGATGCGTGTTATGCGGAACCATCGTTACGCGGCTTATAACTCAACCGAGAACTACGAAAATCTGGAAATCGCTCCTCCGGGTATCGATCAAAAGATCTGTCCTGACTACCTGCTTTCAGCAGCCTGCAATGCCTGGGACAAAGCGGTTGAGATGGGCGAAAAATATGGTTACCGCAACGCTCAAACTACCGTTATAGCCCCAACCGGAACTATCGGTTTGGTGATGGATTGCGATACCACCGGTATTGAGCCTGATTTTGCTTTAGTTAAATTTAAGAAGCTATCTGGCGGAGGTTATTTCAAGATCATTAACCAGGCCGTAGCCGAAGCCCTGCGTAATTTAGGTTACCAGGAGCATGAGGTTACCTCCATCGTAAATTATGCCAAGGGTGCTGCAACCTTAAAAGGCGCGCCGCACATCAACATAGATACCCTTAAAGCCAAAGGTTTTACCGATAATGAACTGGAAAAACTGGACAAGGCAATGGTATCGGCATTTGAAATCGGTTTTGCATTCAATATCTGGACACTGGGTGAAGAATGCCTGAAACGCCTTGGCATCGCTGCCGAGCTATACAACGCAGCTGATTTCAATTTATTAAAAGCCATAGGTTTCAATAAAAAACAGATTGCCGAAGCCAATGAGTATATCTGCGGTACCATGACCATTGAGGGGGCTCCATACCTGAAGCTGCAGCATTACCCGATTTTTGATTGCGCTAACAAATGCGGCACCAAAGGCGAGCGTTATATCCACGCTCATGGTCATATTAAAATGATGGCAGCAGCTCAGCCCTTCCTTTCAGGGGCTATTTCTAAAACCATCAACCTGCCAAACGAGGCCAAGGTTGAAGAGATTAAGGACTGCTATGAGCTTTCCTGGCAGTTAGGCCTAAAAGCCAATGCGCTTTACCGCGATGGCTGTAAATTGTCGCAACCGCTGTCAACCAAATCGGATGTTAAGGAGGAAGCTGATGATAAGCTGGATACCGTTGAAGAAGTATTAGGCGAAGCGGCCAACGTAAAACTTGCCGACCTAACCCCGGAACAGGTTATTGAAGCGGCCATGGCCATTATGGAAAAATCAAAGGATACGGCTTTCATGCGTCAGCTATCGCGTGTGGTGGAGAAAAAGAACCTGCCTTATAAACGTCGTGGCTTTACACAAAAGGCCAACATTGGCGGTCAGAATGTATTTGTACGAACCGGCGAATACGAGGATGGTACCCTGGGCGAGATTTTTGTGGATATGCACAAAGAGGGTGCTACTTTCCGTTCGCTCATGAACTGCTTTGCTATTGCTGTTTCGGTTGGCTTACAGTATGGCGTGCCGCTTGAAGAGTATGTGGAGAAATTTACCTTTACCCGTTTTGAGCCTGCGGGCATGGTTATCGGCCATCCTAACATTAAAAGCGCAACTTCTATTATCGATTACATTTTCCGGATGCTGGGTTATGAGTATCAGAACCGTACCGACCTTGTACATGTAATAACTGAGGGAACTATACTCGGCAATCCGCAAATGGACGATGATGCTTTTAACGCGGACGAAAGTAATGTATATCAGCCAACTACCAACAATCAGGTATCCTTGGATAATTCTGCCAATCCTCAAAGAAAAGGTTTATCTTTCGACGTTAGTATGGGCGTACAAAGCGATGCGCCAAGCTGCAACGTTTGCGGGCATACCACAGTACGTTCTGGCACCTGCTACAAATGCTTAAACTGCGGCAACTCTATGGGCTGCTCTTAA
- a CDS encoding DUF1835 domain-containing protein has product MNTILHILNGDAALDGFDQTGLDGDVMVWREVFSEGPLQEDILSASFWNARREWIGKAFNDPEDDYQHKVLDELGKLSSQYKEINLWFEFDLHCQVNLLGVLEMLSLKTDMSAPAIYLICLADCVQFENKKGLGELTGEQFEELYDARERLNEWELGLAFDAWRLYVNNDLPGLEKWLNENTFWGGVPLLKPALKAHLKRMQTNADGLTYIEQRLLDIYNSGAKTKIEIYHAFWKAESIFGMGDSEIDIYLNKLKEKGLIEL; this is encoded by the coding sequence ATGAACACTATCCTACACATATTAAATGGCGATGCCGCGTTAGATGGCTTTGATCAAACCGGGCTCGATGGCGATGTTATGGTTTGGCGTGAGGTGTTTTCTGAAGGACCGCTGCAGGAAGATATTTTGTCGGCCAGTTTCTGGAACGCCCGCCGCGAATGGATCGGCAAAGCGTTTAATGATCCCGAGGATGATTATCAGCATAAAGTGTTGGATGAGCTTGGCAAGTTGAGCAGTCAGTATAAAGAGATCAATTTATGGTTTGAATTTGATTTGCACTGCCAGGTGAACCTTTTGGGCGTATTGGAAATGCTCTCGCTGAAAACCGATATGTCGGCCCCGGCTATTTATCTCATCTGTTTAGCAGATTGTGTTCAGTTTGAAAATAAGAAAGGCCTTGGTGAACTAACCGGCGAGCAGTTTGAAGAGCTATACGATGCCCGTGAACGGCTGAACGAATGGGAGCTTGGCCTGGCCTTTGATGCCTGGAGATTATACGTTAATAACGATCTGCCAGGATTAGAAAAATGGCTCAATGAAAATACCTTTTGGGGCGGTGTCCCATTGCTTAAGCCCGCGTTGAAAGCCCACCTGAAACGTATGCAAACCAATGCGGATGGCTTGACTTATATCGAACAAAGACTCCTGGATATTTACAATAGCGGCGCCAAAACCAAAATCGAAATTTACCACGCCTTTTGGAAAGCTGAAAGCATATTTGGTATGGGCGATTCGGAGATTGATATATACCTGAATAAATTGAAAGAAAAGGGTTTGATAGAGCTTTGA
- a CDS encoding glycoside hydrolase family 10 protein produces MHIYQRFILLFIPLFTCLSVNAQPAELVPAPVDVKMQPKREFRGVWIATVVNIDWPTNSKSPSEKQKQELIDILNSHQETGINAVMLQVRPAADAFYAKSREPWSKYLTGKQGQAPSPNYDPLEFAITEAHKRGMELHAWFNPYRATFDGNFAALSPQHITKIKPEWFFTYGGIKTFNPGLPEVRDYIVQVILDVVDNYDIDGVHMDDYFYPYPIAGQKINDDDTFKKYGEGYDNIKDWRRHNVDLLIKMIADSVHAHDPNIKFGISPFGIWANKAQNEEGSETNGGSSYYENYADTRKWVKEGWIDYINPQLYWQIGNRAADFQKLLSWWSDNTYGRHLYVGQAAYRINERKVQAFRNPSQLPQQIGLIRDNPRVQGSVYFSSNSLTSNPLGFTDSLRDNYYQYPALPPVMLWRDSIPPNAPQQVTAKAVGKSVAVRWLTPTLAKDEEPVYGYVIYRFNDGEKIDIDNPKNILKIKYDPTLGYDDNTVIKGKTYFYVVTALDRMKNESERSPTIAVTVP; encoded by the coding sequence ATGCATATATACCAACGGTTCATACTCCTTTTTATACCCCTGTTTACCTGTTTATCAGTTAATGCGCAGCCGGCAGAACTTGTACCAGCCCCGGTTGACGTAAAAATGCAACCCAAGCGCGAATTCAGGGGGGTATGGATAGCTACCGTTGTTAATATCGACTGGCCAACCAATTCCAAATCGCCGTCAGAAAAGCAGAAACAGGAACTTATTGATATCTTAAACTCGCACCAGGAAACCGGAATTAACGCGGTTATGCTACAGGTAAGGCCTGCTGCCGATGCCTTTTACGCCAAAAGCCGCGAGCCGTGGTCAAAATATTTAACAGGCAAACAAGGCCAGGCCCCGAGCCCAAACTATGATCCGCTTGAGTTTGCTATTACCGAAGCGCATAAACGCGGTATGGAGCTGCATGCCTGGTTTAACCCATACAGGGCAACCTTTGATGGCAACTTTGCAGCGCTAAGTCCGCAGCATATTACTAAAATCAAACCCGAGTGGTTTTTTACTTATGGTGGAATAAAAACCTTTAACCCCGGCTTACCCGAGGTGCGCGACTATATTGTGCAGGTGATACTGGATGTTGTGGATAATTACGATATAGATGGCGTACACATGGACGATTATTTTTATCCATATCCTATTGCCGGGCAAAAAATAAACGACGACGATACGTTTAAAAAATACGGCGAAGGTTATGATAACATCAAAGACTGGCGTCGCCACAATGTTGATTTGCTGATAAAAATGATTGCCGACAGCGTGCACGCGCATGATCCCAATATCAAATTCGGCATTAGTCCGTTTGGCATCTGGGCCAATAAGGCACAAAACGAAGAAGGTTCGGAAACCAACGGCGGCTCATCTTATTATGAAAACTATGCCGATACCCGCAAATGGGTTAAAGAGGGCTGGATAGATTATATCAATCCGCAGCTTTACTGGCAGATAGGTAACCGCGCTGCCGATTTTCAAAAACTGTTAAGCTGGTGGAGCGACAATACCTATGGAAGGCACCTGTACGTAGGTCAGGCAGCTTACCGCATTAATGAACGCAAGGTGCAAGCTTTCAGAAATCCTTCACAGCTACCACAGCAAATAGGGCTGATCCGTGATAACCCGAGGGTGCAGGGCAGTGTTTATTTCAGTTCTAATTCGCTTACCAGTAACCCGCTTGGCTTTACCGATTCATTACGTGATAATTATTACCAATACCCGGCCCTGCCACCGGTAATGCTCTGGCGCGACTCGATACCGCCCAATGCCCCGCAACAGGTTACCGCTAAGGCTGTAGGCAAAAGTGTGGCTGTAAGGTGGCTTACGCCAACCTTAGCTAAAGATGAGGAACCTGTTTACGGTTACGTGATCTACCGTTTTAACGATGGTGAAAAGATAGATATCGACAATCCTAAAAATATCCTGAAAATCAAATATGACCCAACTCTGGGTTATGATGACAATACCGTTATTAAGGGTAAAACCTATTTTTATGTGGTCACGGCATTGGATAGGATGAAGAACGAGAGTGAGAGATCTCCGACTATTGCGGTTACGGTGCCGTAG